The following coding sequences are from one Streptomyces angustmyceticus window:
- the prcA gene encoding proteasome subunit alpha: MSTPFYVSPQQAMADRAEYARKGIARGRSVVVLQYTDGVVFVAENPSRALHKVSEIYDRIAFAAVGKYNEFENLRIGGVRYADLRGYTYDREDVTARGLANVYAQTLGTIFSSAAEKPYEVELIVAEVGAAPEDDQIYRLPHDGSIVDEHGSVAVGGNADQISSYLDQRHRDGMTLAEALKLAVESLSRDTNGGERRLTAEQLEVATLDRTRPQQRKFKRILGRQLSRLLDESGGDAAADAGAGESGAAGGKGAEDGGSKDNGTKGKGPAGEDGSEGEPLL, from the coding sequence GTACGCCCGCAAGGGCATCGCGCGCGGCCGGAGCGTCGTGGTGCTGCAGTACACCGACGGCGTGGTCTTCGTCGCCGAGAATCCCTCCCGCGCCCTGCACAAGGTCAGCGAGATCTACGACCGGATCGCGTTCGCCGCGGTCGGCAAGTACAACGAGTTCGAGAACCTGCGGATCGGCGGCGTGCGCTACGCCGATCTGCGGGGCTACACCTACGACCGTGAGGACGTGACCGCGCGGGGCCTGGCGAACGTCTACGCCCAGACGCTCGGCACGATCTTCTCCAGCGCCGCGGAGAAGCCCTACGAGGTCGAGCTGATCGTCGCGGAGGTCGGCGCGGCCCCCGAGGACGACCAGATCTACCGGCTGCCGCACGACGGCTCGATCGTCGACGAGCACGGCTCGGTGGCGGTCGGCGGCAACGCGGACCAGATCAGCAGCTATCTCGACCAGCGCCACCGCGACGGCATGACGCTGGCCGAGGCGCTCAAGCTGGCGGTGGAGTCCCTGTCGCGGGACACCAACGGCGGCGAGCGCCGGCTGACCGCCGAGCAGCTGGAGGTCGCGACCCTGGACCGCACCCGCCCGCAGCAGCGCAAGTTCAAGCGGATCCTGGGGCGGCAGCTGTCCCGGCTGCTGGACGAGAGCGGCGGGGACGCGGCGGCGGACGCCGGCGCCGGGGAGTCCGGTGCCGCCGGCGGCAAGGGCGCCGAGGACGGCGGAAGCAAGGACAACGGCACCAAGGGCAAGGGCCCGGCGGGCGAGGACGGCTCCGAAGGGGAGCCCCTGCTCTGA